One genomic region from Pseudoduganella dura encodes:
- a CDS encoding AIPR family protein, translating to MGQSVHRIVAHEARKITHPVIDGVAKFWLTVPAKNFPSGISTAVNARDPVGLNRRVYRDVKESLLGLSSAELGTFDLMNKGITILAEEVRLISKARGEYEIVIDDEEGGIVDGAHTARIIADANASGSIPPEQHVEVYIRTNIFGRMITDIARGLNTSLQVAPKSIYNIDGVFDWLKDAVSSETYSDQFSWKESDVAEYDVRDLIGVLELINIFDFDNDEPKHPISAYEKSSLVLDRFAADHEASRDDLSKSKYYRLRNLLVDVLKLWDHIRHDFPEIHNGSGGSAGKLNIVEKAPVKKGVFEFPFAPLPSSAYRLTKGAAFPILGAFRNYVAIDEKTGDAVWRGGFKRVLKVWQDLGPELVAETYRATKDIGRNPELLGKNRQHWVGLHKTVRLTVLQDQLKALQKSSKTK from the coding sequence ATGGGACAATCCGTCCACCGCATTGTTGCGCATGAAGCGCGCAAAATCACTCATCCTGTCATTGATGGTGTTGCCAAATTTTGGCTCACTGTTCCCGCAAAGAACTTCCCATCTGGCATAAGTACGGCTGTAAATGCCCGTGATCCCGTTGGCTTGAATCGCCGGGTGTATCGCGACGTCAAGGAATCATTGCTAGGCTTGTCATCAGCAGAACTTGGCACTTTTGATCTCATGAACAAGGGCATTACGATTCTCGCGGAAGAAGTGCGCCTCATCAGCAAGGCACGTGGTGAGTATGAAATCGTCATTGATGACGAGGAAGGCGGAATTGTAGATGGAGCCCACACGGCAAGAATTATTGCAGATGCTAACGCGTCCGGCTCAATTCCACCCGAACAGCATGTCGAAGTCTACATTCGTACGAATATTTTCGGCCGGATGATTACTGACATTGCGCGTGGCCTTAATACAAGCCTGCAGGTTGCGCCGAAATCGATCTACAACATTGATGGCGTTTTTGATTGGCTGAAAGATGCCGTATCCTCCGAGACTTATAGCGATCAGTTTTCCTGGAAGGAAAGCGACGTAGCCGAGTATGATGTCCGTGACCTCATCGGGGTTCTGGAGTTGATTAATATTTTTGACTTCGATAATGATGAGCCCAAGCATCCGATTTCAGCGTACGAGAAGTCCTCTCTTGTTCTTGATCGGTTCGCTGCTGATCATGAAGCTAGCCGAGACGACCTCTCAAAGAGCAAGTACTACCGTCTCAGAAATCTCCTTGTGGACGTACTCAAGCTCTGGGATCACATCCGCCACGATTTTCCGGAAATTCACAATGGATCTGGCGGCTCTGCAGGCAAGCTGAATATAGTTGAAAAAGCCCCAGTCAAGAAAGGCGTTTTCGAATTTCCCTTTGCCCCTCTTCCTAGCTCTGCCTACCGGCTAACCAAAGGCGCGGCTTTTCCGATCTTGGGCGCGTTCCGCAATTATGTCGCCATTGATGAGAAGACTGGCGACGCGGTTTGGCGTGGTGGCTTTAAGCGAGTTCTTAAAGTCTGGCAGGACCTCGGCCCTGAACTGGTTGCCGAGACATATCGTGCGACGAAAGATATCGGTCGCAACCCCGAATTGCTTGGGAAAAATCGCCAGCATTGGGTAGGGCTGCACAAAACCGTCCGACTGACCGTACTTCAGGATCAGCTGAAGGCTCTTCAAAAAAGCAGCAAGACAAAGTAA
- a CDS encoding thiol-disulfide oxidoreductase DCC family protein, giving the protein MSEHTTGTPALTLYYDGACAFCTDAMLTLLRHDRSGVLDFVDIAAPGFADFPPGTDMAALNARLHAVTADGRVLSGLDSMQAAYSLVGMGWAVLPLRIRPLRPALAWAYDHFARNRYRVSRLLGMRLPAPHCDGDVCHRGSPFTKGLRDD; this is encoded by the coding sequence ATGAGTGAACACACCACGGGCACGCCGGCGCTGACCCTGTACTACGACGGTGCATGCGCCTTCTGCACCGATGCCATGCTGACCCTGCTCCGCCACGACCGGAGCGGCGTACTCGACTTCGTCGATATCGCCGCGCCGGGCTTTGCCGATTTCCCCCCGGGGACGGACATGGCGGCGCTGAACGCCAGGCTGCATGCCGTCACGGCCGACGGCCGCGTGCTGTCCGGCCTGGACAGCATGCAGGCCGCGTATTCGCTGGTAGGCATGGGCTGGGCCGTGCTGCCGCTGCGCATCCGCCCCCTGCGCCCTGCACTGGCCTGGGCCTACGACCACTTCGCGCGCAACCGCTACCGGGTTTCGCGCCTGCTCGGCATGCGCCTGCCGGCGCCTCATTGCGACGGCGACGTGTGCCACCGCGGCAGCCCGTTCACGAAAGGGCTGCGCGACGACTGA
- a CDS encoding thiol-disulfide oxidoreductase DCC family protein, with amino-acid sequence MSTPELTVYVDGTCGFCMAEVNMLKRHDRLGVLAFVDVATPGFADFPPGTDLAALNARLHSVTADGRVLTGLDSMQAIYRLVGLGWVVWPLRIRPLRPPMAWCYEQFARHRYRISNFFGMRSTSAAPRCDGNVCHPGSPFTKGLRDE; translated from the coding sequence ATGAGTACACCCGAATTGACCGTCTATGTCGACGGCACCTGCGGATTTTGCATGGCCGAGGTCAACATGCTGAAACGCCACGACCGTCTCGGCGTCCTGGCCTTCGTCGACGTGGCGACGCCGGGCTTTGCCGACTTTCCGCCGGGCACGGACCTGGCGGCCCTGAATGCCAGGCTGCATTCGGTGACGGCCGATGGGCGCGTGCTCACCGGCCTGGACAGCATGCAGGCCATCTATCGCCTGGTAGGCCTGGGCTGGGTGGTCTGGCCGCTGCGCATCCGCCCCCTGCGACCGCCGATGGCCTGGTGCTACGAGCAATTCGCGCGCCACCGCTATCGCATCTCGAACTTCTTCGGCATGCGTTCGACGTCCGCCGCGCCTCGCTGCGACGGCAATGTCTGCCATCCCGGCAGCCCCTTCACGAAAGGCCTGCGCGATGAGTGA
- a CDS encoding two-component regulator propeller domain-containing protein, which produces MLLAVLALTFQAQTGHAAMPAPWSALAHTSFTHHKTPSLGVGTALAQDRQGFIWLGTQTGLMRWDGFQFRRYQANPRKSGTLPDSYILSLRIDGAGRLWIGTNSGGIARYDAEHDSFVSPGVGKNGLSHVQVTSMAEDGNGGLWVGTGAGLERIDAAGVVHAARSGAPQIAGTALPKGGIESLLRDRGGALWIGTRQGLWRRDADDRPLVPVNLPVDGASQPTVSVLYQDSAGRIWIGTRANGAFVQDDAHHGPVAVTEAPGRSMLESERVFSIVEKTAGVIWLGTEGGGIVEIDAEHGHTRRFRHRAEMPDSLIEDDVSALLRDRSGQIFVATMDGLSQHDPRTRGVTTIRALGDIPKLDVPSMLARPDGSVWLGVGEGRIAIVDPLHGATGELAPATGRGGKGLPKSRVLAMVNGPEGTVFLGTQHGLFRSAADGGDIRRIDIPGRPGDSSVWSLAWRDGVLWTGGLDGLHGLRMMPGGMAEVIRREDSALGDSRVTAILPLEDGSVWVGTMAGLARLDIGRKEVERVTLHTAGQAHMPANYVSSIIQDARGRVWISTFSAGIAMLERTDGQGRRWFRRFGTAEGLPDNGVNALVRDAAGRIWISTDNGLAGIDPETFAIRRLGIADGMQVSAYWTGSAARTPSGDILFGGVSGVTILRPDRLKQPGYRTSMAITQLSLGGRTTASMPVPVTAGGGGGTPLQIAPDDRERGIALEFSALDHAPPGYRRYDYRLDGFDRGWIEAAATPPRASYTNLPPGSYTLELRGTAEDGDIAMLRVPVVALPAWHQKNWVRGLAGLCVLLLLVLLMQARTSLLRRKKRELEAIIAGRTAELRAIQAQLEEMAYGDTLTGLPNRRLFNDTLRRMTAQAARGGKPFALLLVDLDHFKSVNDTLGHDAGDALLVAAAERLRTAVREGDLVARLGGDEFAILLAPGYEPAIVQDVCERIVAAMAMPVVHGAHTMQISASVGVAGYSNGQDSAERLYKRADIALYKSKEAGRNTWSSCDVT; this is translated from the coding sequence ATGCTTCTGGCGGTACTGGCGCTGACTTTCCAGGCGCAAACCGGGCACGCGGCCATGCCCGCCCCCTGGTCGGCACTCGCCCACACCTCGTTCACCCATCACAAGACGCCTTCATTGGGCGTCGGCACCGCGTTGGCCCAGGATCGGCAGGGCTTCATCTGGCTCGGTACCCAGACCGGCCTGATGCGCTGGGATGGTTTCCAGTTCCGGCGCTACCAGGCAAACCCCCGAAAATCGGGCACGCTGCCCGACAGCTATATCCTCAGCTTGCGGATCGATGGTGCGGGCCGCCTGTGGATCGGCACCAACAGCGGCGGTATTGCGCGGTATGACGCCGAGCACGACAGCTTCGTCTCGCCGGGGGTGGGCAAGAACGGGCTGAGCCATGTCCAGGTGACCTCCATGGCCGAAGACGGCAACGGCGGCCTGTGGGTGGGCACCGGCGCAGGACTGGAACGCATCGATGCGGCCGGCGTGGTGCATGCCGCGCGCAGCGGCGCGCCGCAGATCGCCGGCACCGCGCTGCCCAAGGGCGGCATCGAGTCGCTGCTGCGCGACCGCGGCGGAGCACTGTGGATCGGAACGCGGCAGGGATTGTGGCGGCGCGATGCCGACGACCGGCCGCTCGTGCCGGTCAACCTGCCGGTCGATGGCGCCAGCCAGCCGACGGTCAGCGTGCTCTACCAGGATAGCGCGGGCAGGATATGGATCGGCACGCGTGCCAATGGCGCGTTCGTGCAAGACGATGCGCATCACGGCCCGGTCGCGGTGACCGAAGCGCCGGGCCGGTCGATGCTGGAAAGCGAGCGGGTGTTTTCCATCGTGGAGAAGACCGCCGGCGTGATCTGGCTGGGAACGGAAGGCGGCGGTATCGTCGAGATCGATGCCGAACACGGGCACACGCGGCGTTTCAGGCACCGGGCGGAAATGCCGGACAGCCTGATCGAAGATGACGTCAGCGCACTGCTGCGCGACCGCAGCGGGCAGATATTCGTCGCCACGATGGATGGCCTCAGCCAGCACGACCCGCGTACCCGCGGCGTCACCACCATCCGCGCGCTGGGCGATATCCCGAAGCTCGACGTGCCGAGCATGCTGGCCCGGCCGGATGGCAGCGTATGGCTCGGCGTGGGCGAGGGAAGGATCGCGATTGTCGATCCGCTGCATGGCGCAACGGGGGAACTGGCGCCGGCAACGGGCAGGGGCGGCAAGGGGTTGCCGAAGAGCCGCGTCCTGGCGATGGTCAATGGCCCCGAAGGCACGGTCTTCCTCGGTACCCAGCACGGCCTTTTCCGCAGTGCCGCGGACGGCGGCGACATCCGGCGCATCGATATACCAGGGCGCCCCGGCGACAGTTCGGTCTGGAGCCTGGCATGGCGCGACGGCGTGCTGTGGACGGGTGGCCTGGACGGCCTCCATGGTCTCAGGATGATGCCGGGCGGGATGGCCGAAGTCATACGCCGCGAAGACAGCGCGCTGGGCGATTCCCGCGTCACCGCGATCCTGCCGCTGGAAGACGGCAGCGTCTGGGTGGGCACCATGGCGGGCCTGGCCCGGCTGGACATCGGCAGGAAAGAAGTGGAACGGGTCACGCTGCATACCGCCGGCCAGGCGCACATGCCGGCCAACTATGTATCGTCGATCATCCAGGATGCCCGGGGCCGCGTGTGGATTTCCACGTTCTCCGCCGGTATCGCCATGCTGGAACGCACCGATGGGCAGGGGCGGCGATGGTTCCGGCGTTTCGGCACCGCGGAGGGTCTCCCCGACAACGGTGTGAACGCACTGGTGCGTGACGCGGCCGGCCGGATCTGGATCAGCACCGACAACGGCCTGGCGGGCATCGATCCGGAAACATTCGCCATACGGCGACTCGGCATCGCGGACGGCATGCAGGTGTCGGCTTACTGGACCGGCTCCGCGGCGCGCACGCCTTCCGGCGATATCCTGTTCGGCGGCGTGTCCGGCGTGACCATCCTGCGGCCGGACCGCCTGAAGCAACCGGGCTACCGGACCTCGATGGCCATCACGCAATTGTCGCTGGGCGGACGGACCACGGCGTCGATGCCGGTGCCGGTGACAGCAGGCGGGGGCGGCGGCACGCCGCTGCAAATCGCGCCGGACGACCGCGAGCGCGGCATCGCCCTGGAGTTTTCCGCGCTCGATCATGCACCGCCCGGCTATCGCCGTTACGACTACCGGCTCGATGGCTTCGACCGGGGCTGGATCGAGGCGGCCGCCACGCCGCCCCGCGCGAGTTACACCAATCTGCCGCCGGGAAGCTACACGCTCGAATTGCGCGGCACGGCGGAAGACGGCGATATCGCCATGCTTCGCGTTCCTGTCGTGGCGCTGCCCGCCTGGCACCAGAAGAATTGGGTGCGCGGCCTGGCCGGCCTGTGCGTGCTGCTCCTGCTGGTGCTGCTGATGCAGGCCCGCACTTCGCTGCTGCGCCGGAAAAAGCGCGAGCTGGAAGCGATCATCGCCGGCCGCACGGCCGAGCTGCGCGCCATCCAGGCGCAGCTCGAGGAAATGGCCTATGGCGACACGCTGACCGGCCTGCCGAACCGGCGCCTGTTCAACGACACGCTGCGCCGGATGACGGCGCAGGCGGCACGCGGCGGCAAGCCGTTCGCGCTGCTGCTGGTCGACCTCGATCATTTCAAGTCGGTCAACGACACGCTGGGGCACGACGCCGGCGATGCGCTGCTGGTCGCCGCCGCGGAGCGCCTGCGCACGGCGGTGCGCGAGGGCGACCTGGTGGCGCGCCTGGGCGGCGACGAGTTCGCGATCCTGCTGGCGCCAGGCTACGAACCCGCGATCGTGCAGGATGTCTGCGAACGCATCGTCGCCGCCATGGCCATGCCGGTCGTCCACGGCGCGCACACGATGCAAATCAGCGCGAGCGTTGGCGTGGCCGGCTATTCGAACGGACAGGACAGCGCGGAGCGGCTCTACAAGCGCGCCGATATCGCGCTATACAAATCCAAGGAAGCGGGACGGAATACCTGGTCGTCCTGCGACGTGACGTG